In Palleronia sp. LCG004, a single window of DNA contains:
- a CDS encoding GH1 family beta-glucosidase: MLELKRGDFPRDFLFGASTSSYQIEGHSFGGAGPTHWDTFAATPGNVVGGQNGAIACDHYNRMDEDLDLLKDGGFDVYRFSTSWARVMPEGRGRVNAEGLDFYDRLVDGLLERGIKPAATLYHWELPAALADLGGWSNRDIASWFAEFTQVVMERIGDRVWSAAPINEFFCVAWMGHFLGHHAPGLRDVRATARAMHHVLLAHGRSIEVMRGLGMENLGAVCNLEYTVPVDGSDAAARAARTYDGFYNRFYLGGLFNRAYPADLMEDLDPHMPEGYRDDMDLIGQKLDWCGINYYTRKIVAPAGGPWPHLETVDGPLGKTQLGWEIYPDGLYHLLKRVHDGYTRDIPLYVTENGMANDDRVSNGAVDDKARIDYLNAHLARVKRACDEKIPVKGYFTWSLLDNYEWNEGYDPRFGIVHVDFKSLKRTPKASYHALAKVLRT; this comes from the coding sequence ATGCTTGAGTTGAAACGCGGCGATTTCCCCCGAGACTTCCTGTTCGGGGCTTCGACCTCGTCCTACCAGATCGAGGGGCATTCCTTCGGCGGGGCGGGCCCGACGCATTGGGATACGTTCGCCGCGACACCTGGCAACGTCGTCGGAGGCCAGAACGGGGCGATCGCCTGCGATCACTACAATCGGATGGACGAGGATCTCGACCTGCTGAAGGACGGAGGTTTCGACGTCTACCGCTTTTCGACCTCGTGGGCACGTGTGATGCCCGAGGGGCGCGGGCGAGTGAACGCCGAGGGGCTGGATTTCTACGACAGGCTCGTCGACGGCCTTCTGGAGCGCGGGATCAAGCCCGCAGCGACGCTCTATCATTGGGAGCTTCCTGCCGCGCTTGCCGATCTCGGGGGGTGGTCCAATCGCGATATTGCATCGTGGTTCGCAGAATTCACTCAAGTCGTGATGGAGCGGATCGGCGATCGGGTCTGGTCGGCGGCCCCCATCAACGAATTCTTCTGCGTGGCGTGGATGGGGCATTTCCTCGGCCATCATGCTCCGGGGCTGCGCGATGTCCGCGCAACCGCGCGCGCCATGCACCATGTCCTGCTCGCGCATGGCCGATCGATCGAGGTGATGCGAGGGCTCGGCATGGAAAATCTCGGTGCGGTCTGCAATCTCGAATACACCGTCCCGGTCGACGGATCGGACGCGGCGGCGCGTGCCGCGCGGACCTATGACGGCTTCTACAACCGCTTCTATCTTGGCGGACTCTTCAACCGCGCCTACCCTGCCGACCTCATGGAGGATCTCGATCCGCACATGCCCGAAGGGTATCGCGACGACATGGATCTGATCGGCCAGAAGCTCGACTGGTGCGGGATCAACTACTACACCCGCAAAATCGTGGCCCCGGCCGGCGGACCCTGGCCGCATCTCGAGACGGTGGACGGGCCGCTCGGCAAGACACAGCTCGGGTGGGAGATCTATCCCGACGGGCTCTATCATCTGCTCAAGCGCGTCCACGACGGATATACCCGCGACATCCCGCTCTACGTGACAGAGAACGGCATGGCCAACGACGACCGGGTCTCGAACGGCGCGGTCGACGACAAGGCGCGGATCGACTATCTCAACGCGCATCTCGCGAGGGTGAAGCGCGCCTGCGACGAGAAGATTCCGGTGAAGGGATATTTCACCTGGTCGCTGCTCGACAATTACGAATGGAACGAAGGGTACGATCCCCGGTTCGGCATCGTCCACGTCGACTTCAAGAGCTTGAAGCGGACGCCGAAAGCGTCCTATCACGCCCTCGCGAAAGTTCTCCGGACCTGA